One window of the Streptomyces asoensis genome contains the following:
- a CDS encoding RluA family pseudouridine synthase: protein MSTIPETRTLPVPDGLEGERVDAAISRMFGFSRTKAAELAAAGKVTVDGSVVGKSERVIGGAWLEVEMPQAPAPVQIVAEPVEGMEIVHDDDDVVVIVKPVGVAAHPSPGWSGTTVIGGLAAAGYRISTSGAAERQGIVHRLDVGTSGLMVVAKSERAYTSLKRQFKERTVDKRYHTLVQGHPDPTSGTIDAPIGRHPHHDYKWAVTAEGKPSVTHYDLIEAFRAASLLDVKLETGRTHQIRVHMAAHRHPCVGDLTYGADPTLSKRLGLTRQWLHAVRLGFEHPGDGQWAEFASDYPEDLAKALEQVREETYG, encoded by the coding sequence GTGAGCACGATTCCCGAGACCCGTACCCTGCCCGTGCCGGACGGCCTGGAGGGCGAGCGCGTAGACGCCGCCATCTCCCGCATGTTCGGCTTCTCCCGTACGAAGGCCGCCGAGCTGGCTGCGGCGGGGAAGGTCACGGTCGACGGCTCGGTGGTCGGCAAATCCGAGCGGGTGATCGGCGGGGCCTGGCTGGAGGTCGAGATGCCGCAGGCACCGGCGCCGGTGCAGATCGTCGCCGAGCCGGTCGAAGGCATGGAGATCGTGCACGACGACGACGACGTGGTCGTGATCGTCAAGCCGGTCGGCGTGGCCGCGCACCCGTCGCCCGGCTGGAGCGGGACGACCGTCATCGGCGGGCTCGCCGCCGCCGGGTACCGCATCTCCACCTCCGGTGCCGCCGAGCGCCAGGGCATCGTGCACCGGCTGGACGTCGGCACCTCGGGGCTGATGGTGGTCGCCAAGTCGGAGCGGGCGTACACGTCGCTGAAGCGCCAGTTCAAGGAGCGCACGGTCGACAAGCGCTACCACACGCTCGTCCAGGGCCACCCCGACCCGACCAGCGGCACGATCGACGCGCCCATCGGCCGGCACCCGCACCACGACTACAAGTGGGCGGTCACGGCCGAGGGCAAGCCGTCCGTCACGCACTACGACCTGATCGAGGCCTTCCGCGCGGCCTCCCTGCTGGACGTGAAGCTGGAGACGGGCCGTACGCACCAGATCCGCGTCCACATGGCCGCCCACCGCCACCCCTGCGTCGGCGACCTGACGTACGGCGCCGACCCCACGCTGTCCAAGCGGCTGGGCCTGACCCGGCAGTGGCTGCACGCGGTGCGGCTGGGCTTCGAGCACCCCGGGGACGGGCAGTGGGCGGAGTTCGCCAGTGACTACCCCGAGGACCTGGCCAAGGCCCTGGAGCAGGTCCGCGAGGAGACCTACGGATGA
- a CDS encoding alkaline phosphatase D family protein, translating into MTSRYRSSESADTSSERPNSLSPRRRTALKAVAATAVLAGPLAAALPARAAEAPVFLHGLASGDPLPDGVLLWTRVTPTAEAIPGSGLGPDTAVSWVVATDKALTNVVAKGSTTASAATDHTVKADIRGLAPATDYWFRFSAGGTDSPVARTRTAPAADAAVPGLRFGVVSCANWEAGYFSSYRHLAARGDLDAWLHLGDYIYEYGTGEYGTRGTVVRQTAPTHEILTLADYRTRHGKYKTDPDLQALHAKAPVVAIWDDHEFANDTWSGGAENHTEGAEGAWSARQAAAKQAYFEWMPVRPAIAGTTYRRLRFGKLADLSLLDLRSFRSQQAAVGNGTVDDPDRTLTGRAQLDWLKAGLKASDTTWRLVGNSVMISPFAIGSLSADLFKPLAKLLGLPQEGIALNTDQWDGYTDDRRELLAHLRSNAIRNTVFLTGDIHMAWANDVPVDAGTYPLSASAATEFVVTSVTSDNLDDIVKVPEGTLTAIASPIIRAANRHVHFVDTDRHGYGVLDITAERAQMDYYVLSDRTSTTATSAWSRSYRTRSGTQKVERTYDPV; encoded by the coding sequence GTGACCAGTCGATACAGATCCTCCGAGAGCGCCGACACCTCGTCAGAGCGCCCCAACTCGCTGTCGCCGCGCCGCCGTACGGCGCTCAAGGCCGTGGCCGCCACCGCCGTACTGGCCGGCCCGCTCGCCGCCGCCCTGCCGGCCCGTGCCGCCGAGGCCCCCGTCTTCCTGCACGGCCTCGCCTCCGGCGACCCGCTGCCCGACGGCGTCCTGCTGTGGACCCGGGTGACGCCCACCGCCGAGGCGATACCCGGCTCCGGGCTCGGTCCGGACACCGCCGTGAGCTGGGTCGTCGCCACGGACAAGGCACTGACGAACGTGGTCGCCAAGGGCTCCACCACCGCCTCCGCCGCGACCGACCACACCGTCAAGGCCGACATCCGCGGTCTCGCGCCCGCCACCGACTACTGGTTCCGCTTCTCGGCCGGCGGCACGGACTCCCCGGTGGCGCGCACCCGCACCGCGCCTGCGGCGGACGCCGCCGTGCCGGGCCTGCGCTTCGGCGTGGTCTCCTGCGCCAACTGGGAGGCCGGCTACTTCTCCTCGTACCGTCACCTCGCGGCCCGGGGCGACCTGGACGCCTGGCTGCACCTCGGCGACTACATCTACGAGTACGGCACCGGCGAGTACGGCACGCGCGGGACCGTCGTACGGCAGACGGCGCCCACGCACGAGATCCTCACCCTCGCCGACTACCGCACCCGGCACGGCAAGTACAAGACGGACCCGGACCTCCAGGCCCTGCACGCGAAGGCGCCGGTCGTCGCGATCTGGGACGACCACGAGTTCGCCAACGACACCTGGTCGGGTGGCGCCGAGAACCACACCGAGGGCGCCGAGGGCGCCTGGTCGGCCCGTCAGGCGGCCGCCAAGCAGGCCTACTTCGAGTGGATGCCGGTCCGGCCGGCCATCGCCGGCACAACCTACCGTCGGCTGCGCTTCGGCAAGCTCGCCGATCTGTCCCTGCTGGACCTGCGGTCCTTCCGCTCGCAGCAGGCCGCCGTCGGCAACGGCACCGTCGACGACCCGGACCGCACGCTCACCGGCCGCGCCCAGCTCGACTGGCTGAAGGCCGGGCTGAAGGCGTCCGACACCACCTGGCGGCTGGTCGGCAACTCGGTGATGATCTCGCCGTTCGCCATCGGCTCGCTCTCCGCGGACCTGTTCAAGCCGCTGGCCAAGCTGCTCGGCCTGCCCCAGGAGGGCATCGCCCTCAACACCGACCAGTGGGACGGCTACACCGACGACCGCCGTGAACTCCTCGCCCACCTGCGCTCCAACGCCATCCGCAACACCGTCTTCCTGACCGGTGACATCCACATGGCGTGGGCCAACGACGTGCCGGTGGACGCCGGGACGTACCCGCTGTCGGCCTCGGCCGCCACGGAGTTCGTGGTCACCTCGGTGACCTCCGACAACCTCGACGACATCGTGAAGGTCCCGGAGGGCACGCTCACCGCGATCGCCTCCCCGATCATCCGGGCCGCGAACCGGCACGTCCACTTCGTCGACACCGACCGGCACGGCTACGGCGTCCTGGACATCACCGCCGAGCGCGCGCAGATGGACTACTACGTGCTGTCCGACCGCACCAGCACCACCGCGACCTCCGCCTGGTCCCGCTCGTACCGCACGCGCAGCGGCACACAGAAGGTGGAACGGACCTACGACCCGGTCTAG
- a CDS encoding SDR family NAD(P)-dependent oxidoreductase, with product MARNVVISGGGTGIGLAAAQVFAADGDRVLLLGRRAEVLEKAGVAGALTYAADLSEPEQVREVARFVEAEFGTVDVLVHSAGGAGHLEPPSDSEDPLDRVAHNWTVNFRSNTLSAALLTEALKDRLASPGGRVLFVSSIAAYRGSGSGAYGGAKAALHPYARDLARELGPRGITANLVAPGYVEDTGFFGDAIEPARRERLVGETFTGRAGTPGDIAATLHWLASPGAGHVTSQVVQVNGGAERGN from the coding sequence ATGGCACGCAATGTGGTGATCAGTGGAGGCGGAACAGGAATCGGGCTCGCCGCGGCGCAGGTCTTCGCCGCGGACGGGGATCGGGTGCTGCTGCTCGGGCGGCGGGCGGAGGTGCTCGAGAAGGCCGGGGTGGCCGGGGCGCTCACCTACGCCGCGGATCTGAGCGAGCCGGAGCAGGTGCGGGAAGTCGCCCGGTTCGTCGAGGCGGAGTTCGGGACCGTGGACGTGCTGGTCCACAGCGCCGGGGGCGCCGGACATCTGGAGCCGCCGAGCGACAGTGAGGATCCGCTGGACCGTGTCGCGCACAACTGGACCGTCAACTTCCGCAGCAACACCCTCAGCGCCGCCCTGCTCACCGAGGCCCTGAAGGACCGGCTCGCCTCGCCGGGCGGGCGGGTGCTGTTCGTCAGCTCGATCGCCGCCTACCGGGGGTCCGGCAGCGGGGCCTACGGCGGCGCCAAGGCCGCGCTGCACCCGTACGCCCGTGATCTCGCCCGGGAGCTGGGGCCCCGGGGCATCACCGCGAACCTCGTCGCCCCGGGGTATGTCGAGGACACCGGGTTCTTCGGGGACGCCATCGAGCCCGCGCGGCGCGAGCGGCTCGTCGGCGAGACCTTCACCGGGCGCGCCGGGACGCCCGGGGACATCGCCGCCACACTGCACTGGCTGGCATCCCCGGGCGCCGGTCACGTCACTTCGCAGGTCGTCCAGGTGAACGGGGGCGCGGAGCGCGGGAACTGA
- a CDS encoding TraR/DksA family transcriptional regulator, producing the protein MVAKKTAVQQSASGSSTSASGASGASASGGAAKDAKAVKTVRSAAAGAPRKVAAKKSAAAKKGAAKSTVKKAATEAAVATKAVAKKTAAKKAVVKKAAPAEATSAKKAAPAEATSAKKAAPAEATSAKKAAAKKAGAKKVTAEEAVAEKIAAAEGVTGTSAGRKSTAKKVGAASAAEQTGATTVVAKKTPGTATAAKTAVPKARLAAVEPGELAVRPGEEPWTPEEVEEARAELQSEQGRLRAELASSEAALTGLMRDSGDGAGDDQADTGTKNITREHELALAANAREMLIQTEHALERLDAGTYGLCENCGQAIGKARMQAFPRATLCVECKQKQERRY; encoded by the coding sequence ATGGTGGCGAAGAAGACCGCCGTACAGCAGTCGGCGTCCGGCAGCTCCACGAGTGCCTCCGGTGCCTCAGGTGCCTCTGCCTCCGGCGGCGCGGCCAAGGACGCCAAGGCCGTGAAGACGGTGCGGTCCGCTGCGGCCGGGGCACCGAGGAAGGTTGCGGCCAAGAAGTCGGCCGCCGCGAAGAAGGGCGCCGCGAAGAGCACGGTGAAGAAGGCGGCCACGGAGGCGGCGGTGGCCACGAAGGCGGTTGCCAAGAAGACAGCCGCCAAGAAGGCAGTCGTCAAGAAGGCGGCCCCGGCGGAGGCGACGAGCGCGAAGAAGGCGGCCCCGGCGGAGGCGACGAGCGCGAAGAAGGCGGCCCCGGCGGAGGCGACGAGCGCGAAGAAGGCGGCTGCCAAGAAGGCGGGTGCCAAGAAGGTCACCGCCGAGGAGGCGGTGGCCGAGAAGATCGCCGCCGCCGAAGGCGTGACCGGGACGAGTGCGGGCAGGAAGAGCACGGCCAAGAAGGTGGGCGCGGCCTCGGCCGCGGAGCAGACGGGAGCCACGACTGTGGTTGCGAAGAAGACTCCGGGTACGGCCACGGCGGCGAAGACCGCTGTTCCCAAGGCACGCCTCGCGGCGGTGGAGCCAGGCGAGCTCGCGGTGCGCCCCGGCGAGGAGCCGTGGACGCCGGAGGAGGTCGAGGAGGCCCGTGCGGAGCTCCAGTCCGAGCAGGGGCGGCTGCGGGCGGAGCTCGCCTCGTCCGAGGCGGCCCTGACGGGGCTGATGCGGGACTCGGGGGACGGCGCGGGCGACGACCAGGCGGACACCGGGACGAAGAACATCACGCGTGAACACGAACTGGCGCTGGCCGCCAACGCGCGCGAGATGCTGATCCAGACCGAGCACGCCCTGGAGCGGCTGGACGCCGGCACGTACGGCCTGTGCGAGAACTGTGGCCAGGCCATCGGCAAGGCCCGGATGCAGGCCTTCCCGAGGGCCACGCTGTGTGTCGAGTGCAAGCAGAAGCAGGAGCGCCGGTACTGA
- a CDS encoding GNAT family N-acetyltransferase: MSGPHGYAVRVAEDPADLEACFAVRKEVFVGEQGVPEDLEYDAHDAGAVHVLAVREDGLPLGTGRLLYGEAAADRTGGDPSVGSLGRLAVTREARGLGVGVALVRAIEEAARARGLAAVDLHAQTQALGFYERLGYVAYGPQDMEAGIPHRSMRRSL; this comes from the coding sequence ATGAGCGGCCCGCACGGGTACGCGGTGCGGGTCGCCGAGGACCCCGCCGACCTGGAGGCGTGCTTCGCGGTGCGCAAGGAGGTCTTCGTCGGCGAGCAGGGCGTGCCCGAGGACCTGGAGTACGACGCGCACGACGCGGGCGCCGTCCATGTGCTGGCGGTCCGGGAGGACGGGCTGCCGCTCGGCACCGGGCGGCTGCTGTACGGCGAGGCGGCCGCCGACAGGACCGGCGGCGACCCGTCGGTGGGCTCGCTGGGGCGGCTCGCCGTGACACGCGAGGCGCGTGGGCTGGGCGTCGGGGTCGCGCTGGTGCGGGCCATCGAGGAGGCGGCACGCGCGCGGGGACTCGCGGCGGTGGACCTGCACGCACAGACGCAGGCGCTGGGGTTCTACGAGCGGCTGGGGTACGTGGCGTACGGGCCGCAGGACATGGAGGCGGGGATTCCGCACCGGTCCATGCGGCGTTCTCTGTAG
- a CDS encoding Na+/H+ antiporter — translation MDQLALLFVLLLGAVVSVPVGDRFGLPAPVLMTLLGIVLAVLDFVPNVDIPPDLILPLLLPPLLYAAVRRTSWRQFASNVRPIFLLAVALVFVTTVCVAAVAHTIVPGLPIAAAVALGALVAPPDPVAATAVAGQLGLPRRLVSILEGEGLFNDVTAIVLYHVAIAAAVSGSFSPWQAGLDLVLSAVVAVAVGVALGWGANRLLDVLGDTTLQIGLTLLVPYASYVLAEEFHGSGVLAVLTTAMFLAEYATDPDDVLTRLAGHTFWDIIDTLVTGVAFGLIGLELHNAIRTASGRWGEMLGWAGVIVVVVVVVRLLWLLPATWLTQRLHARQDHLEDIPTNWRETLVMWWAGMRGVASVALALAVPLKTDDGGPFPDRDEIIFIAFGVIMATLVLQGLTLPWLVKRLDVQADSDREKEFEKELAVRAAKAAKQRLREIEAEEDLPEELSEQMLRRAFDIGLRISPDVGEDERREGHDQRVRRLKRVRRIQGEMLSAARHEVVAARSEPGADPEIVDRVLRHLDVRSLR, via the coding sequence GTGGACCAACTGGCCCTGTTGTTCGTCCTGTTGCTCGGGGCCGTGGTGAGCGTCCCGGTCGGGGACCGGTTCGGGTTGCCGGCGCCGGTGCTCATGACCCTGCTCGGGATCGTCCTCGCCGTGCTCGACTTCGTGCCCAACGTGGACATCCCGCCGGACCTGATCCTGCCCCTCCTGCTGCCGCCCCTCCTGTACGCGGCGGTGCGGCGGACCTCGTGGCGGCAGTTCGCGTCGAACGTGCGGCCGATCTTCCTGCTGGCCGTGGCGCTGGTGTTCGTCACGACGGTGTGCGTGGCGGCCGTGGCCCACACGATCGTGCCGGGGCTGCCGATCGCCGCGGCCGTGGCGCTGGGCGCGCTGGTCGCGCCGCCCGATCCGGTGGCCGCCACCGCCGTGGCCGGACAGCTCGGCCTTCCCCGCCGGCTGGTGTCCATCCTGGAGGGCGAGGGGCTGTTCAACGATGTGACGGCCATCGTGCTCTACCACGTCGCGATCGCCGCGGCCGTGAGCGGCTCGTTCTCGCCGTGGCAGGCCGGACTCGACCTGGTGCTGTCCGCGGTGGTGGCGGTGGCGGTGGGCGTCGCGCTCGGCTGGGGCGCGAACAGGCTGCTGGACGTCCTCGGGGACACGACGTTGCAGATCGGACTGACGCTCCTGGTGCCGTACGCCTCGTACGTGCTGGCGGAGGAGTTCCACGGGTCGGGGGTGCTGGCCGTCCTGACCACGGCCATGTTCCTCGCCGAGTACGCCACGGACCCCGACGACGTGCTGACCCGGCTGGCCGGCCACACCTTCTGGGACATCATCGACACCCTCGTCACGGGCGTCGCGTTCGGGCTGATCGGCCTGGAGCTGCACAACGCGATCCGGACGGCGTCCGGGCGGTGGGGGGAGATGCTGGGCTGGGCCGGGGTGATCGTGGTCGTGGTAGTCGTCGTACGGCTGCTGTGGCTGCTGCCGGCGACCTGGCTGACGCAACGGCTGCACGCCAGACAGGACCACCTCGAGGACATTCCGACGAACTGGCGGGAGACCCTCGTCATGTGGTGGGCCGGGATGCGCGGGGTGGCCTCGGTGGCGCTGGCGCTGGCCGTGCCGCTGAAGACCGACGACGGCGGGCCCTTCCCCGACCGGGACGAGATCATCTTCATCGCGTTCGGCGTGATCATGGCGACGCTGGTCCTTCAGGGACTGACCCTGCCGTGGCTGGTGAAGCGCCTCGACGTGCAGGCGGACAGCGACCGCGAGAAGGAGTTCGAGAAGGAGCTCGCGGTGCGGGCCGCGAAGGCGGCTAAGCAGCGGCTGCGGGAGATCGAGGCCGAGGAGGACCTGCCGGAGGAGCTGTCCGAGCAGATGCTGCGGCGGGCCTTCGACATCGGGTTGCGGATCAGCCCCGACGTCGGGGAGGACGAACGGCGGGAGGGCCACGATCAGCGGGTGCGCAGGCTGAAGCGGGTGCGGCGGATCCAGGGGGAGATGCTGAGCGCGGCCCGGCACGAGGTGGTCGCGGCGCGCAGCGAGCCGGGCGCCGATCCCGAGATCGTGGACCGCGTGCTGCGGCATCTGGACGTGCGCAGCCTCCGCTGA
- the lspA gene encoding signal peptidase II translates to MAEAERVIGTPDIPEAGSEPEQSSGPDGQESTEARPRGKRRIAVLFTVATFAYVIDLVSKMIVVAKLEHQAPIEIVGDWLKFEAIRNAGAAFGFGEAFTIIFTVIATAVIVVIARLARKLYSLPWAIALGLLLGGALGNLTDRIFRAPGVFEGAVVDFIAPKHFAVFNLADSAIVCGGILIVLLSFKGLDPDGTVHKD, encoded by the coding sequence GTGGCAGAGGCGGAGCGCGTCATCGGTACGCCGGACATCCCAGAGGCGGGATCCGAGCCGGAGCAGTCGTCCGGCCCGGACGGGCAGGAGAGCACCGAGGCGCGGCCCAGGGGCAAGCGCCGGATCGCCGTGCTCTTCACCGTCGCCACGTTCGCGTACGTGATCGACCTGGTGAGCAAGATGATCGTGGTCGCCAAGCTGGAGCACCAGGCGCCGATCGAGATCGTCGGGGACTGGCTGAAGTTCGAGGCCATCCGCAACGCGGGGGCGGCCTTCGGCTTCGGTGAGGCGTTCACCATCATTTTCACGGTGATCGCGACGGCCGTGATCGTGGTGATCGCCCGGCTCGCCCGCAAGCTCTACAGCCTGCCCTGGGCGATCGCCCTGGGGCTGCTGCTGGGCGGCGCGCTGGGCAACCTCACCGACCGGATCTTCCGCGCGCCGGGCGTCTTCGAGGGCGCGGTGGTGGACTTCATCGCCCCGAAGCACTTCGCGGTCTTCAACCTCGCGGACTCGGCGATCGTCTGCGGCGGCATCCTGATCGTGCTGCTGTCCTTCAAGGGCCTGGACCCGGACGGGACCGTCCACAAGGACTGA
- a CDS encoding dienelactone hydrolase family protein → MNIMLFHSTYGPRPAVRAAADRLRAAGHEVWTPDLFEGRTFDTVEEGMAYNEEIGKDELLKRAVLAAAPYSERGLVYAGFSLGASIAQTLALGDARARGLLLLHGTSDLAPNVSVDDLPVQLHVAEPDQFETDDWLSAWYLQMGRAGADVEVYRYAGAGHLYTDPDLPDYDEEAAEATWRVALGFLETL, encoded by the coding sequence ATGAACATCATGCTCTTTCACTCGACCTATGGTCCGCGGCCCGCGGTGCGCGCCGCGGCGGACCGGCTGCGCGCCGCCGGGCACGAGGTGTGGACGCCGGACCTCTTCGAGGGACGCACGTTCGACACGGTCGAGGAGGGCATGGCGTACAACGAGGAGATCGGCAAGGACGAGCTGCTGAAGAGAGCCGTCCTGGCCGCCGCGCCCTACTCGGAGCGCGGGCTGGTGTACGCCGGGTTCTCGCTCGGCGCGTCGATCGCGCAGACCCTCGCCCTCGGCGACGCCAGGGCGCGTGGCCTGCTCCTCCTGCACGGCACCTCGGACCTCGCGCCGAACGTCTCGGTGGACGACCTTCCGGTGCAGCTGCATGTCGCGGAGCCGGACCAGTTCGAGACCGACGACTGGCTGAGCGCCTGGTATCTCCAGATGGGCAGAGCGGGCGCCGACGTGGAGGTCTACCGGTACGCGGGAGCCGGTCACCTCTACACCGACCCCGACCTGCCCGACTACGACGAGGAGGCGGCCGAGGCCACCTGGAGGGTGGCACTCGGCTTCCTCGAGACGCTCTAG
- a CDS encoding mechanosensitive ion channel family protein codes for MENLLRPVIVVGGSVVLTVLIGWATDRLLSKADLRHPETPLWGLLRRGRIPYQLVLCAAMLRGSYDAAQLLEDHRTGIGQFLTLVLIGSAAWLVIRIAAAIVETSYSRYARVHRDPARVRRVRTQVSLIMRVVAAVVGVVAAASMLLTFPAMRAAGASLLASAGILGIVAGVAAQSTLSNMFAGFQIAFGDMVRIGDTVVVDGEWGTVEEITLTFLTVRTWDERRITMPVSYFTSKPFENWSRGTPQMTGIVYWHVDHAAPVEAMREKLRDILRDCPAWDGRACGLDVTDTTPNTMQVRALVTAKDADDIWTVRVKVREEMIRWLSKDHPYALPRVNTADAALPPGRLPGQSHSPDGAARRVHEPPRTGR; via the coding sequence ATGGAGAACCTGCTCCGCCCCGTGATCGTGGTCGGCGGCTCGGTCGTGCTGACAGTCCTCATCGGCTGGGCCACCGACCGCCTGCTGTCCAAGGCCGACCTACGGCACCCCGAGACCCCGCTGTGGGGTCTGCTGCGCCGTGGCCGCATCCCCTATCAGCTCGTGCTGTGCGCGGCGATGCTGAGAGGGTCGTACGACGCCGCGCAGTTGCTGGAGGACCATCGGACCGGCATCGGCCAGTTCCTCACCCTGGTGCTGATCGGCTCGGCGGCCTGGCTGGTGATCAGGATCGCGGCGGCGATCGTCGAGACGTCGTACTCGCGCTACGCGCGCGTGCACCGCGATCCGGCCCGGGTCCGGCGGGTGCGGACCCAGGTGTCGCTGATCATGCGGGTGGTGGCGGCCGTCGTCGGGGTGGTCGCGGCGGCCTCGATGCTGCTGACGTTCCCCGCCATGCGCGCGGCGGGCGCCTCCCTGCTGGCCTCGGCCGGGATCCTCGGCATCGTCGCCGGTGTGGCCGCCCAGTCGACGCTGAGCAACATGTTCGCCGGCTTCCAGATCGCCTTCGGCGACATGGTGCGTATCGGCGACACGGTCGTGGTGGACGGCGAGTGGGGCACGGTCGAGGAGATCACCCTGACCTTCCTGACCGTGCGGACCTGGGACGAGCGCCGGATCACGATGCCGGTCTCGTACTTCACCTCGAAGCCCTTCGAGAACTGGTCGCGCGGCACCCCGCAGATGACCGGCATCGTCTACTGGCACGTCGACCACGCGGCGCCGGTGGAGGCGATGCGCGAGAAGCTGCGCGACATCCTGCGCGACTGCCCGGCCTGGGACGGCCGTGCCTGCGGGCTCGACGTCACCGACACCACGCCCAACACCATGCAGGTGCGGGCCCTGGTCACGGCGAAGGACGCCGACGACATCTGGACGGTGCGGGTGAAGGTCCGCGAGGAGATGATCCGCTGGCTGTCGAAGGACCACCCGTACGCGCTCCCGAGGGTCAACACGGCGGACGCGGCGCTGCCCCCGGGCCGTCTGCCCGGCCAGTCCCACTCCCCCGACGGTGCGGCCCGTCGCGTCCACGAGCCGCCGCGGACGGGCCGCTGA